In the genome of Quercus robur chromosome 3, dhQueRobu3.1, whole genome shotgun sequence, one region contains:
- the LOC126718675 gene encoding glutathione S-transferase U17-like, protein MAKNDVKVLGGWPSPYVMRPRIALNIKSVNYEFLEETFGSKSELLLQSNPVHKKIPVLIHGDKPICESMIIVEYIDEVWTSGPSILPSDPYDRAIQRFWAAYVDEKWFAAMKGLRSAQGEERKPFLDQVTEGLALLEEAFGKCSKGKAFFGGDRIGLLDIAFGSFLGWLKVTEKVNGVKLLDEAKTPGLVKWAERFCADAAVKSVMPETEKLLEFSKVLAAKMKGAPPPKN, encoded by the exons ATGGCAAAGAATGATGTCAAGGTTCTGGGTGGATGGCCTAGCCCATATGTGATGAGGCCTAGGATTGCACTTAATATCAAATCTGTGAACTATGAGTTTCTTGAAGAGACATTTGGGTCAAAGAGTGAGCTTCTCCTCCAGTCCAACCCAGTTCATAAGAAAATACCAGTTCTGATTCATGGTGACAAGCCCATCTGTGAGTCCATGATCATTGTTGAATACATTGACGAGGTTTGGACATCTGGTCCCTCTATCCTCCCTTCTGATCCTTATGATCGTGCTATTCAACGATTTTGGGCTGCCTATGTTGATGAGAAG TGGTTCGCTGCCATGAAAGGCCTTAGGAGTGCGCAAGGAGAGGAGAGGAAGCCTTTTCTGGATCAAGTTACTGAAGGACTTGCACTGTTGGAGGAAGCATTTGGGAAATGTAGCAAAGGGAAGGCTTTCTTTGGTGGAGATCGAATTGGGCTCCTTGATATTGCTTTTGGGTCCTTCTTGGGCTGGCTGAAGGTGACAGAGAAGGTAAATGGTGTGAAGCTGCTTGATGAAGCAAAGACTCCTGGGTTGGTCAAGTGGGCTGAGAGGTTTTGTGCTGATGCTGCTGTTAAGAGTGTCATGCCTGAGACAGAGAAGCTTTTAGAGTTTTCTAAGGTTCTTGCGGCCAAAATGAAAGGGGCTCCTCCCCCTAAGAATTAA
- the LOC126718680 gene encoding uncharacterized protein LOC126718680 isoform X2, producing MEGVKLDMWGYEVRTSSDSCISAINSYYHQEQATKYEKAVFDAVIYLISQDRDDDVAVELYFKLLKDFPRDLVSLKRAQGLCFYMARADLSLDLVQQVLPINQEENYIYGMLAFPLLELGKMADAEKAAKKGFEINKQDYWAQHALCHVLQYECHFKEAVEFMEGCSSSWSSCGSFMLTHNWWHVALCYLEGSSPIQRVLEIYDHCILKELERSDAACPEVYLNAVGLLLRLYVRGEIDAADDRLKILAGCLTDEVNWYIEWHFDCLILWALASTGELSKAEDLLKGLKSRFSRMSKKKQQKMHRGMLLAEALYEYGRGNDKEALQLLGPDFDANNCKVIGASDEQVDVFNEIWYSMLLNTGQAVEAIEVIEKQIKKREGVPFLWRLLERAYNLAGKKEAAIIGEKARALETAYFK from the exons atGGAGGGAGTGAAGCTGGACATGTGGGGGTACGAGGTTAGGACATCTTCGGATTCTTGTATCTCTGCCATCAACTCCTACTATCACCAG GAGCAAGCGACCAAGTACGAGAAAGCTGTTTTTGATGCTGTTATTTATTTGATATCTCAAGACAGAGATGATGATGTCGCTGTCGAATTATATTTTAAG CTCTTAAAAGATTTCCCAAGAGATCTAGTATCCCTGAAGAGGGCCCAAGGGCTATGCTTTTACATGGCTCGAGCTGATCTGTCCTTGGATCTTGTTCAACAG GTTCTACCCATAAATCAAGAAGAGAATTACATATATGGCATGCTTGCTTTTCCTTTGCTGGAGCTTGGCAAAATGGCAGATGCTGAGAAAGCTGCAAAAAAGGGATTCGAGATCAACAAGCAAGACTATTGGGCACAACATGCT TTGTGCCATGTTCTACAGTATGAGTGCCACTTTAAGGAAGCGGTGGAGTTCATGGAAGGATGCTCATCTTCTTGGAGTTCTTGTGGATCATTTAT GCTGACACACAATTGGTGGCATGTAGCTCTTTGTTACTTGGAAGGTAGTTCTCCAATTCAGAGAGTCTTAGAaatatatgatcattgtatttTGAAGGAGTTGGAAAGAAGTGATGCTGCATGTCCAGAG GTGTACTTAAATGCCGTTGGTTTATTATTGCGGTTGTATGTACGTGGCGAAATTGATGCTGCTGATGACCGACTCAAGATCTTAGCAGGTTGCCTAACAGATGAA GTGAATTGGTACATAGAGTGGCACTTTGATTGCTTGATATTATGGGCCTTGGCTAGTACCGGAGAGCTGTCCAAAGCAGAGGATTTACTAAAGGGATTGAAATCCAG ATTTTCTAGGATGAGCAAGAAGAAGCAACAGAAAATGCACAGAGGAATGCTG CTTGCAGAAGCCTTATATGAGTATGGGAGGGGAAATGACAAAGAAGCATTGCAATTGCTTGGTCCAGATTTTGATGCCAATAACTGCAAG GTGATCGGTGCATCTGATGAACAAGTTGATGTATTCAATGAAATCTGGTACAGTATGTTGCTTAATACTGGACAAGCTGTGGAGG CAATTGAAGTAATTGAGAAGCAGATCAAGAAGCGAGAAGGAGTCCCTTTCTTGTGGCGACTTTTG GAAAGAGCTTATAACCTCGCAGGAAAAAAGGAAGCCGCAATCATAGGGGAGAAGGCCAGGGCTTTGGAGACTGCATATTTCAAATAG
- the LOC126718680 gene encoding uncharacterized protein LOC126718680 isoform X1, which yields MEGVKLDMWGYEVRTSSDSCISAINSYYHQVLSYGRERSVILEALVHDKDCVLANILAASFLCSSDPSRAPSHIQAAKSLLEQATKYEKAVFDAVIYLISQDRDDDVAVELYFKLLKDFPRDLVSLKRAQGLCFYMARADLSLDLVQQVLPINQEENYIYGMLAFPLLELGKMADAEKAAKKGFEINKQDYWAQHALCHVLQYECHFKEAVEFMEGCSSSWSSCGSFMLTHNWWHVALCYLEGSSPIQRVLEIYDHCILKELERSDAACPEVYLNAVGLLLRLYVRGEIDAADDRLKILAGCLTDEVNWYIEWHFDCLILWALASTGELSKAEDLLKGLKSRFSRMSKKKQQKMHRGMLLAEALYEYGRGNDKEALQLLGPDFDANNCKVIGASDEQVDVFNEIWYSMLLNTGQAVEAIEVIEKQIKKREGVPFLWRLLERAYNLAGKKEAAIIGEKARALETAYFK from the exons atGGAGGGAGTGAAGCTGGACATGTGGGGGTACGAGGTTAGGACATCTTCGGATTCTTGTATCTCTGCCATCAACTCCTACTATCACCAG GTGCTTAGTTATGGGAGAGAGCGATCAGTGATTCTAGAAGCGCTGGTCCATGACAAGGACTGTGTGTTGGCCAATATTTTGGCTGCTAGTTTCCTATGCTCCTCTGATCCTTCACGAGCTCCTTCTCATATCCAAGCCGCTAAGTCCCTCCTT GAGCAAGCGACCAAGTACGAGAAAGCTGTTTTTGATGCTGTTATTTATTTGATATCTCAAGACAGAGATGATGATGTCGCTGTCGAATTATATTTTAAG CTCTTAAAAGATTTCCCAAGAGATCTAGTATCCCTGAAGAGGGCCCAAGGGCTATGCTTTTACATGGCTCGAGCTGATCTGTCCTTGGATCTTGTTCAACAG GTTCTACCCATAAATCAAGAAGAGAATTACATATATGGCATGCTTGCTTTTCCTTTGCTGGAGCTTGGCAAAATGGCAGATGCTGAGAAAGCTGCAAAAAAGGGATTCGAGATCAACAAGCAAGACTATTGGGCACAACATGCT TTGTGCCATGTTCTACAGTATGAGTGCCACTTTAAGGAAGCGGTGGAGTTCATGGAAGGATGCTCATCTTCTTGGAGTTCTTGTGGATCATTTAT GCTGACACACAATTGGTGGCATGTAGCTCTTTGTTACTTGGAAGGTAGTTCTCCAATTCAGAGAGTCTTAGAaatatatgatcattgtatttTGAAGGAGTTGGAAAGAAGTGATGCTGCATGTCCAGAG GTGTACTTAAATGCCGTTGGTTTATTATTGCGGTTGTATGTACGTGGCGAAATTGATGCTGCTGATGACCGACTCAAGATCTTAGCAGGTTGCCTAACAGATGAA GTGAATTGGTACATAGAGTGGCACTTTGATTGCTTGATATTATGGGCCTTGGCTAGTACCGGAGAGCTGTCCAAAGCAGAGGATTTACTAAAGGGATTGAAATCCAG ATTTTCTAGGATGAGCAAGAAGAAGCAACAGAAAATGCACAGAGGAATGCTG CTTGCAGAAGCCTTATATGAGTATGGGAGGGGAAATGACAAAGAAGCATTGCAATTGCTTGGTCCAGATTTTGATGCCAATAACTGCAAG GTGATCGGTGCATCTGATGAACAAGTTGATGTATTCAATGAAATCTGGTACAGTATGTTGCTTAATACTGGACAAGCTGTGGAGG CAATTGAAGTAATTGAGAAGCAGATCAAGAAGCGAGAAGGAGTCCCTTTCTTGTGGCGACTTTTG GAAAGAGCTTATAACCTCGCAGGAAAAAAGGAAGCCGCAATCATAGGGGAGAAGGCCAGGGCTTTGGAGACTGCATATTTCAAATAG
- the LOC126718682 gene encoding LEAF RUST 10 DISEASE-RESISTANCE LOCUS RECEPTOR-LIKE PROTEIN KINASE-like 1.5: protein MPPLHSTKLVFLFLILHLYLYFTTCVLAQRCNSEPEIFRSPCPPFTSTLSFPFSTLQGCGHPSFQIKCSTPHSTISINNLTFSILHYDPNSFSLTITPHLLNTTTKANDLQAHSNCSSSHFPSIPNRSINLSGSPFRASDSSCSRLAFLQPCSHLKPAYCEHCAWECNLIENPLQLLQGCTSSSAQSPISDQRCQDDILGYLDKFFSSIGIELEWDEAQGTYFSSCKDCESKNGVCGFNSTDPEKQFICSHYDQNTHSSPWPRQHSPKRLAILCSIFLFATLLLVATAIFRSKRLKLSSPSDLEDPNTLFLHRHRSASLLPPVFTYEDLESSTNKFDPKRKIGDGGFGSVYLGQLHDNRIVAVKYLHHHKATSKAFSTKSFCNEILILSSIQHPNLVKLHGYCSDPRGLILVYDYVPNGTLADHLHSRNKASLSWNIRVDIALQTALAIEYLHFSVKPAIVHRDITSSNIFVERDMRIKVGDFGLSRLLVFPETTSSSSSSGYVWTGPQGTPGYLDPDYHRSFRLTEKSDVYSFGVVLLELISGLRPVDQSRDKREFALADLVVSKIQMGLLHQVVDPALRLDHHHHNGGVMDGVDAVAELAFRCVAADKDDRPDAKEVVEELKRIRSCTTRDIGRDDVAKS from the coding sequence atgcCTCCACTACATTCCACCAAACTAGTTTTCCTCTTTCTGATATTGCATCTGTACCTATACTTCACAACTTGTGTGTTAGCTCAAAGATGCAATTCAGAGCCAGAGATTTTCAGATCTCCATGCCCACCATTCACTTCCaccctttcttttcctttctcaacTTTACAAGGCTGTGGCCACCCTTCATTTCAAATCAAATGCTCCACTCCACACTCTACCATCTCCATCAACAACCTCACCTTCTCTATTCTTCACTACGACCccaactctttctctctcacaatCACCCCACATCTCTTAAACACTACCACAAAAGCCAATGATTTACAGGCTCACTCAAACTGTTCCTCCTCTCACTTCCCCTCCATTCCCAATCGCTCTATCAACCTCTCAGGCTCACCATTTCGAGCCTCAGACTCTTCTTGTTCTCGACTCGCTTTTCTTCAACCTTGTTCCCATCTAAAACCCGCATACTGTGAGCATTGCGCTTGGGAATGCAACCTCATCGAGAACCCACTTCAGCTACTCCAGGGTTGCACTTCTAGCTCCGCACAAAGTCCTATCTCAGACCAACGCTGCCAAGACGACATCTTGGGCTACCTCGACAAATTCTTCAGCAGCATTGGGATCGAACTCGAGTGGGACGAAGCTCAAGGCACTTACTTCTCGAGCTGCAAAGATTGTGAGTCCAAAAACGGTGTCTGTGGCTTCAACTCCACCGACCCAGAAAAGCAGTTCATTTGCTCTCACTATGATCAGAACACTCACTCCTCCCCATGGCCTCGACAACACAGCCCAAAAAGACTAGCTATTTTGTGCTCGATATTCTTGTTCGCAACCTTACTCCTCGTTGCTACAGCGATTTTCAGGTCCAAGCGTTTGAAACTTTCATCCCCTTCAGATTTAGAAGACCCCAACACTCTCTTCCTTCATCGACACCGCTCAGCTAGTCTCCTCCCACCAGTTTTCACCTACGAAGACCTCGAGTCCTCGACCAACAAGTTCGACCCGAAACGCAAAATCGGCGACGGTGGGTTCGGGTCAGTCTACTTAGGCCAACTCCACGATAATCGAATCGTCGCTGTCAAATACCTTCACCACCACAAAGCCACTAGCAAAGCCTTCTCGACCAAGTCCTTTTGCAACGAAATCTTGATCTTGTCCTCAATCCAACACCCGAATCTCGTCAAACTCCACGGCTATTGCAGTGACCCAAGAGGCTTAATCTTAGTCTATGACTATGTTCCAAATGGCACTCTAGCTGATCACCTTCATAGCAGAAACAAAGCCTCTTTGTCATGGAATATACGTGTCGACATTGCTCTACAAACTGCTTTGGCTATTGAGTACTTGCACTTCTCAGTGAAACCAGCTATAGTTCACAGAGACATTACTTCCTCTAACATTTTCGTTGAAAGAGATATGAGAATCAAAGTTGGTGACTTTGGGTTGTCTAGGCTGCTAGTCTTTCCAGAAACGACatcgtcttcttcttcatctgggTATGTTTGGACAGGTCCACAAGGTACACCTGGGTATTTAGACCCGGATTATCACAGGTCGTTCAGGCTAACAGAGAAGAGCGACGTGTACAGTTTTGGTGTGGTGCTTTTGGAGCTCATATCTGGGTTGAGACCAGTGGATCAGAGCCGTGACAAGAGGGAGTTCGCTCTTGCTGATCTTGTTGTGTCGAAGATTCAAATGGGTCTGTTGCATCAAGTGGTGGACCCAGCTCTGAGGCtcgatcatcatcatcataatgGGGGTGTAATGGACGGCGTTGATGCAGTGGCAGAGCTTGCATTCAGGTGTGTCGCGGCTGACAAGGATGATCGTCCTGATGCTAAGGAAGTTGTGGAAGAGCTTAAGAGGATTAGGAGTTGTACAACAAGGGACATTGGGCGTGATGACGTGGCAAAGAGTTGA
- the LOC126719881 gene encoding F-box/kelch-repeat protein At3g23880-like yields MLILIKEYACSVDMQEITGVGRVAELHRMDIGFSGFFLWNPAIAESKVVPHPKLPKSPAHLAIKPSPANPIARYAFGHDHNSNDYKVLGIVNYKGASERNQQSRNLVHVYSLSTGSWRQITNTPIDHSNIIIPDFLKFAYLNGVHHWCGSIFVTDDDGNRFMETLALLDDCLAFIVNRTIPKKYFNIWVMREYGVEDSWTKQLVVGPLEGIQKPLGFVKNEELILLCDDEDQTIALYNTGSQEIKNFQHSGLPNSFRSLHARLYVESLVSLNGGNVF; encoded by the exons ATGTTGATTCTCATCAAGGAGTACGCATGCAGTGTGGACATGCAGGAGATCACGGGTGTGGGCCGTGTGGCCGAACTTCATAGGATGGACAT TGGTTTCTCCGGCTTTTTCTTATGGAATCCGGCAATTGCAGAATCTAAGGTTGTTCCTCATCCCAAACTCCCTAAATCTCCTGCCCATCTTGCAATAAAACCTTCTCCAGCCAACCCTATTGCCAGATATGCATTTGGTCATGATCACAATTCTAATGACTATAAGGTGCTTGGAATTGTCAATTATAAGGGTGCATCTGAGAGAAACCAACAAAGCCGCAATCTTGTTCATGTCTACTCCCTAAGTACAGGTTCCTGGAGGCAAATAACGAACACTCCTATTGATCATTCAAACATTATAATAccagattttttaaaatttgcatACTTAAATGGAGTTCATCATTGGTGTGGTTCCATCTTTGTCACTGACGACGATGGAAATC GTTTTATGGAAACGCTTGCTTTGTTAGATGATTGCCTTGCTTTTATTGTTAACCGTACCATACCAAAGAAATACTTCAATATATGGGTGATGCGTGAATATGGGGTCGAGGATTCTTGGACCAAACAACTGGTTGTAGGACCCCTCGAAGGAATTCAGAAACCACTAGGATTTGTGAAGAATGAAGAGCTTATTCTACTTTGTGACGATGAAGATCAAACAATAGCCTTGTATAACACTGGTTCTcaagaaattaagaattttcAACATTCAGGGCTTCCAAACTCATTTCGCTCACTCCATGCTCGGCTCTATGTGGAGAGCCTAGTTTCATTAAATGGTGGAAATGTGTTTTAG
- the LOC126718683 gene encoding uncharacterized protein LOC126718683 isoform X1 translates to MEKFNKVQAVTLKSHLDKYLVADDDNKTVRQSRNGTSRKARWFVELVEGKSHAIRLKSWNGMYLTATDLPFLLGMTGNKVLQTVPDRGYEWKYEWEPIRDGFQVKFRTWCGTYLRANGGTPPWRNSITHDDPHTSSTQNWVLWDVEAVEVSGTDLVIDFLHTKSSLSSLSDDVFGSEPGSPMSVISSISPKSISNNKLSKSNMFRSGMDLFYNAKAVRLRSHHDKYLLADEDEESVTQDRNGSSKNARWTVEFVEGTDSIIRLKSCYNKYLTASNQPFLLGMTGRKAIQSLPRRLDSSLEWEPVKEGSQVKLKTRYGNFLRANGGVPPWRNSITHDVPHRTATQDWILWDVDIIEIQVQSPRQISQRPPSQPLSHQDSLDYDPNSPSSGSIKSEKFSRQESSESNQSSPPKTEGRTIYYHVAEDNGEVDDGVVEGYSFTFKGNGVEELTRKLEEETGLEGIIVCSRSPLNGNLYPLRLQLPPNNTTMHVVLVLASSTVAQDFTKRAS, encoded by the exons ATGGAGAAATTCAACAAAGTACAAGCTGTGACTCTCAAGAGCCACCTTGACAAGTACCTAGTTGCCGACGACGACAACAAAACGGTCCGGCAGAGCCGAAACGGCACATCGAGGAAGGCCAGGTGGTTCGTAGAACTAGTGGAAGGGAAGAGCCACGCTATCCGGTTGAAAAGCTGGAACGGCATGTACCTAACGGCAACTGATTTGCCGTTCTTGCTAGGCATGACTGGGAACAAGGTGTTGCAGACCGTGCCAGATCGTGGGTACGAGTGGAAGTACGAGTGGGAGCCGATTCGAGACGGCTTTCAGGTCAAGTTCAGGACTTGGTGCGGTACCTACCTTAGAGCCAATGGTGGCACGCCACCGTGGCGGAACTCGATCACGCACGATGACCCACATACCtcgtcgactcagaactgggtTCTCTGGGATGTCGAGGCTGTCGAGGTCTCTGGGACTGACTTGGTTATCGATTTTCTCCATACGAAGTCGAGTTTGTCTTCTTTGTCCGATGATGTTTTTGGTTCTGAACCCGGCTCGCCTATGTCTGTTATTTCCTCGATTTCGCCGAAGTCGATTTCTAATAATAAGCTG AGCAAATCCAACATGTTTCGCTCAGGAATGGACCTTTTCTACAACGCCAAGGCGGTGCGTCTCCGTAGCCACCATGACAAGTACCTTCTAGCtgatgaagatgaagagtcGGTGACCCAAGATCGAAACGGGTCTTCCAAAAACGCAAGGTGGACTGTGGAGTTTGTCGAAGGCACAGATAGCATAATCCGGCTCAAGAGTTGCTACAACAAGTACCTCACTGCCTCGAACCAGCCCTTTTTGCTTGGGATGACTGGTCGAAAAGCGATCCAATCTCTGCCTCGGAGGCTCGACTCTTCGCTCGAGTGGGAACCCGTTAAAGAAGGGTCCCAAGTCAAGCTCAAGACTCGGTATGGTAACTTCTTGAGAGCCAATGGTGGTGTACCACCTTGGAGAAACTCTATCACCCATGATGTTCCTCACAGGACCGCCACTCAGGATTGGATTCTCTGGGATGTTGATATTATCGAGATTCAAGTCCAGTCTCCGAGACAGATCTCACAGCGGCCCCCATCTCAACCACTTTCACATCAGGATTCTTTGGATTACGATCCCAATTCACCCTCTTCGGGTTCAATCAAATCCGAGAAGTTTTCTAGACAAGag TCTAGTGAATCGAATCAGAGTTCACCACCAAAAACGGAAGGGAGGACTATATACTATCATGTGGCTGAAGATAATGGTGAAGTGGATGATGGAGTTGTGGAGGGGTATTCTTTTACTTTCAAGGGTAATGGGGTTGAGGAATTGACTCGTAAATTGGAGGAAGAGACGGGTTTGGAAGGTATAATTGTGTGTTCTCGAAGTCCCTTGAATGGAAATCTTTATCCCCTTCGGTTGCAGCTTCCTCCAAACAATACAACTATGCATGTTGTTTTGGTTCTAGCTTCATCAACAG